The following are encoded together in the Alphaproteobacteria bacterium genome:
- a CDS encoding (2Fe-2S)-binding protein, which yields MPALTVNGKVHQVNVDPRTPLLWVLRDTIGLTGTKYGCGIAQCGACTVHIDGVAVRSCQVPLSQVTGNKKIVTIEGLATNNVLHKVQKAWLAQDVPQCGYCQSGMIMAAVQLLKDKPKPTDADIDAAMTNICRCGTYQQVRAAIHEAAKAKA from the coding sequence ATGCCAGCCCTTACCGTCAACGGCAAAGTCCATCAGGTGAATGTCGATCCGCGCACGCCGCTCCTGTGGGTGCTGCGCGACACGATCGGGCTCACCGGCACCAAGTACGGCTGCGGCATCGCCCAATGCGGCGCCTGCACCGTGCACATCGACGGCGTGGCGGTCCGCTCCTGCCAGGTGCCGCTGAGCCAGGTCACCGGCAACAAGAAGATCGTCACCATCGAGGGCCTCGCCACCAACAACGTGCTGCACAAGGTGCAGAAGGCATGGCTGGCGCAGGACGTGCCGCAGTGCGGCTACTGCCAGAGCGGCATGATCATGGCCGCGGTGCAGCTCCTGAAGGACAAGCCCAAGCCGACCGACGCCGATATCGACGCGGCGATGACCAACATCTGCCGCTGCGGCACCTATCAGCAGGTGCGCGCGGCGATCCACGAAGCGGCCAAGGCCAAGGCGTGA
- a CDS encoding NAD(P)/FAD-dependent oxidoreductase, protein MGRMAQERFDAVVIGAGFAGMYMLHRLRQKGFSARVYETGKGVGGTWYWNRYPGARCDVESMQYSYQFDDALQQEWDWTERYATQPEILRYANHVADRYDLRKDISFETRVTKATFDEASSSWTVETDRGERVIATFVITAMGCLSSVNTPKIEGLADFRGPTYHTGNWPHEGVDFTGRTVGIIGTGSSAIQSIPIIAGQAKHLTVFQRTANYTVPAHNQPLSEDYKRAIKADYRGMRERARRLPANIDLKFNPASAIETSEKERRKSYEERWAYGGIPFMGAFGDLLLNEDSNRTAQDFVRGKIRETVTDPQVAELLSPRNIIGCKRLCVDTGYWATFNKPHVRLVDVSAEPIERITATGLRHKGTDYAFDDLVLATGFDAMTGALLRIDFTGRGGVKLKDRWNEGPKTYLGLTIAGFPNLFTITGPGSPSVLTNMLPSIEQHVEWIADCLESVRARGATVIEATEAAQEGWVQHVGSAAGATLRSTCSSWYVGANIPGKPRVFMPYIGGFPAYLERCEAVVKNGYEGFAVA, encoded by the coding sequence ATGGGACGGATGGCGCAGGAGCGGTTCGACGCGGTGGTGATCGGCGCGGGCTTCGCCGGCATGTACATGCTGCACAGGCTGCGCCAGAAGGGCTTCAGCGCGCGCGTCTACGAGACCGGCAAGGGCGTCGGCGGCACCTGGTACTGGAACCGCTATCCCGGCGCGCGCTGCGACGTCGAGAGCATGCAGTATTCCTACCAGTTCGACGATGCGCTGCAGCAGGAGTGGGACTGGACCGAGCGCTACGCCACGCAGCCCGAGATCCTGCGCTACGCTAACCACGTCGCCGACCGCTACGACCTGCGCAAGGACATAAGCTTCGAGACCAGGGTGACGAAGGCCACCTTCGACGAGGCGTCGAGCAGCTGGACCGTCGAGACCGACAGGGGCGAGCGCGTGATCGCGACCTTCGTGATCACGGCGATGGGCTGCCTGTCCTCGGTCAACACGCCGAAGATCGAGGGTCTCGCCGACTTCAGGGGCCCGACCTATCACACCGGCAACTGGCCGCACGAGGGCGTCGACTTCACCGGCCGCACGGTGGGCATCATCGGCACCGGCTCCTCGGCGATCCAGTCGATCCCGATCATCGCCGGGCAGGCGAAGCATCTGACGGTGTTCCAGCGCACCGCCAACTACACCGTGCCGGCGCACAACCAGCCGCTCAGCGAGGACTACAAGCGCGCGATAAAGGCCGACTACCGGGGCATGCGCGAGCGCGCACGCCGGCTGCCGGCCAACATCGACCTGAAGTTCAACCCGGCCTCGGCGATCGAGACCAGCGAGAAGGAGCGGCGCAAGTCGTACGAGGAGCGCTGGGCCTATGGCGGCATCCCGTTCATGGGCGCCTTCGGCGACCTGCTGCTGAACGAGGACTCGAACCGGACCGCACAGGACTTCGTGCGCGGCAAGATCCGCGAGACGGTGACGGATCCGCAGGTTGCCGAGCTGCTGTCGCCGAGGAACATCATCGGTTGCAAGCGGCTGTGCGTCGACACCGGCTACTGGGCGACCTTCAACAAGCCTCATGTCCGCCTGGTCGACGTCAGCGCCGAGCCGATCGAGCGCATCACCGCCACCGGCCTGCGCCACAAGGGCACGGACTACGCCTTCGACGATCTCGTGCTGGCCACCGGCTTCGACGCCATGACCGGCGCGCTGCTGCGCATCGACTTCACCGGCCGCGGCGGCGTGAAGCTGAAGGATCGCTGGAACGAGGGGCCGAAGACCTATCTCGGCCTGACCATCGCCGGCTTCCCCAACCTCTTCACCATCACCGGACCGGGCTCGCCCTCGGTGCTGACCAACATGCTGCCCTCGATCGAGCAGCACGTCGAATGGATCGCCGATTGCCTCGAGTCTGTGCGCGCACGCGGCGCGACGGTGATCGAGGCGACCGAGGCGGCGCAGGAAGGCTGGGTGCAGCATGTCGGCAGCGCCGCCGGCGCGACGCTGCGCTCGACCTGCAGCTCGTGGTACGTCGGCGCCAACATCCCCGGCAAGCCGCGCGTCTTCATGCCCTACATCGGCGGCTTCCCGGCCTATCTCGAGCGCTGCGAGGCGGTGGTGAAGAATGGCTACGAAGGCTTCGCCGTCGCTTAG
- a CDS encoding CinA family nicotinamide mononucleotide deamidase-related protein gives MRIEILCTGDEILTGKTVNTNYSHMARRLGEVGLDVVWGTTVGDDREALLKAFREAATRADAVIVNGGLGPTVDDLSQEVAAQAAGVELVLDQEWLKRMEAFYTRRNRTMPPNNVKQAMLPAGAEFIDNPIGTACGFAVNIGRTRFFFTPGVPRELKRMLDEQLIPRLLKMSGVESVTRLKRFHSFGIGESRADQMLQGIEALANGVEVKLGFQAHYPQLETKLAARGTSAEALARALAPVEAEVRKRLGNFIIAEDEQTLESVVLEALKKRGGSLSVAEMFTGGEIAARVSPIEGAESVFRRGVISRDLAELSRSVGANASEISADSAATLATALRRGSGASHALVSLIDLDQGADRIEFGGTICLGIADADATVSRTARLQGGREWLRIGAAELALDCLRRHLLGLPVDERVDFERR, from the coding sequence ATGCGTATCGAGATTCTGTGCACCGGCGACGAGATCCTCACCGGCAAGACCGTCAACACCAACTACAGCCACATGGCGCGGCGCCTGGGCGAGGTCGGGCTCGACGTGGTGTGGGGCACGACGGTGGGCGACGACCGCGAGGCGCTGCTCAAGGCCTTTCGCGAGGCCGCCACGCGTGCCGACGCGGTGATCGTCAACGGCGGGCTGGGCCCCACGGTCGACGATCTCTCGCAGGAGGTCGCCGCGCAGGCCGCCGGTGTCGAGCTGGTGCTCGACCAGGAATGGCTCAAGCGCATGGAGGCGTTCTACACGCGGCGCAATCGCACGATGCCGCCCAACAACGTCAAGCAGGCGATGCTGCCGGCCGGTGCGGAGTTCATCGACAATCCGATCGGCACGGCCTGCGGCTTCGCCGTCAACATCGGCAGGACGCGCTTCTTCTTCACCCCCGGCGTGCCGCGCGAATTGAAGAGGATGCTCGACGAGCAGCTGATTCCGCGGCTGCTGAAGATGAGCGGTGTGGAAAGCGTCACGCGGCTCAAGCGCTTCCACTCCTTCGGCATCGGCGAGTCGCGCGCTGACCAGATGCTGCAGGGCATCGAGGCGCTGGCCAATGGCGTCGAGGTCAAGCTCGGCTTCCAGGCGCACTATCCGCAGCTCGAGACCAAGCTCGCCGCGCGCGGCACCAGCGCCGAGGCCTTGGCGCGCGCGCTGGCGCCGGTCGAGGCGGAGGTGCGCAAGCGGCTGGGCAATTTCATCATCGCCGAGGACGAGCAGACGCTGGAGAGCGTCGTGCTCGAGGCGCTGAAGAAGCGCGGCGGCTCGCTGTCGGTGGCCGAGATGTTCACCGGCGGCGAGATCGCCGCGCGGGTGTCGCCGATCGAAGGCGCGGAGTCAGTCTTCCGGCGCGGCGTGATCTCGCGCGACCTCGCCGAGCTGTCGCGCTCGGTCGGCGCCAACGCCTCGGAAATCTCGGCCGACAGCGCCGCGACCCTGGCCACGGCGCTGCGCCGCGGCAGCGGCGCCAGTCACGCGCTGGTGTCGCTGATCGACCTCGACCAGGGCGCCGACCGCATCGAGTTCGGCGGCACGATCTGCCTGGGCATCGCCGATGCCGACGCCACTGTCTCACGCACCGCGCGCCTGCAGGGCGGCCGCGAGTGGCTGCGCATCGGCGCCGCCGAGCTCGCGCTCGACTGCCTGCGCCGGCATCTGCTGGGGTTGCCCGTCGACGAACGCGTCGATTTCGAACGGCGGTAA
- a CDS encoding GMC family oxidoreductase N-terminal domain-containing protein has protein sequence MYDYIIVGGGSAGSVLANRLSARSGNKVLVCEAGQDTPPGNEPPEIRDSYSGTAYFDPRFHWTELKVHTQIVSHNNPHENRPPLRKYEQARVLGGGSSINGQMANRGAPTDYAEWVNRGAEGWGWDDVLPYFKKVERDLDFDGPWHGKEGRIPVRRIPVEHWTRHAQAVGEACKLSGMKFLPDQNGEFVDGYFPVTHSNAEEQRVSAAMGYLDATTRKRPNLTISTDTQVKSLIFDGTRCVGVTASVNGSDTEFRGREVILSSGAIHSPAHLLRAGIGPVGHLKDMGIEVVSALPGVGQRLMDHPSISLSSYIRPNARMNEHTRRHIQVGIRYSSDLPGIPKGDMFVAVVSKSAWHAVGEQIASLLTFINRTYSETGQVKLASRDWRAEPIVEFNLLSDTRDLDRLKTGFRKMAALQMLEPLKAVTDNPFPASYSDRVRKIGVVNTKNKVLTSIIARFLDGPAALRKYMIEKYVVEGFTFEQVMTDDEALEAFVRQAAIGVWHASCTCRMGRNDNPMAVTDTSGRVRGVQGLRVVDASVFPIVPCANTNFPTLMTAEKISDAILAGN, from the coding sequence ATCTACGACTACATCATCGTCGGCGGCGGTTCGGCCGGTTCGGTGCTGGCCAACCGGCTGTCGGCGCGCAGCGGCAACAAGGTGCTGGTGTGCGAGGCCGGCCAGGACACGCCGCCGGGCAACGAGCCGCCGGAGATCCGCGACTCCTACTCGGGCACGGCGTACTTCGATCCGCGCTTCCACTGGACCGAGCTCAAGGTCCACACCCAGATCGTCAGCCACAACAATCCGCACGAGAACCGCCCGCCCTTGCGCAAGTACGAGCAGGCGCGCGTGCTGGGCGGCGGCTCCTCGATCAACGGCCAGATGGCCAATCGCGGCGCGCCGACCGACTACGCCGAATGGGTCAATCGCGGCGCCGAGGGTTGGGGCTGGGACGACGTGCTGCCGTACTTCAAGAAGGTCGAGCGCGATCTCGATTTCGACGGGCCCTGGCACGGCAAGGAGGGCCGCATCCCGGTGCGCCGCATCCCGGTCGAGCACTGGACCCGGCACGCGCAGGCAGTGGGCGAAGCGTGCAAGCTTTCGGGCATGAAATTCCTGCCCGACCAGAACGGCGAGTTCGTCGACGGCTATTTCCCGGTCACGCATTCCAACGCCGAGGAGCAGCGCGTCTCGGCCGCCATGGGTTATCTCGACGCCACCACGCGCAAGCGGCCCAACCTCACCATCTCCACCGACACGCAGGTGAAGTCGCTGATCTTCGACGGCACGCGCTGCGTCGGCGTCACCGCCTCGGTCAACGGCTCGGACACCGAGTTCCGCGGCCGCGAGGTCATTCTTTCGTCGGGCGCGATCCATTCGCCGGCGCATCTGCTGCGCGCGGGCATCGGGCCGGTCGGGCATCTCAAGGACATGGGCATCGAGGTGGTCTCCGCCCTGCCCGGCGTCGGCCAGCGGCTGATGGACCATCCCTCGATTTCGCTGTCGTCCTACATCCGGCCCAACGCGCGCATGAACGAGCATACGCGGCGCCACATCCAGGTCGGCATCCGCTACTCCTCGGACCTGCCGGGCATTCCCAAGGGCGACATGTTCGTGGCCGTGGTCAGCAAATCGGCGTGGCACGCGGTGGGCGAGCAGATCGCCTCGCTGCTGACCTTCATCAACCGCACCTACTCCGAGACCGGCCAGGTCAAGCTCGCGAGCCGCGACTGGCGCGCCGAGCCGATTGTCGAGTTCAACCTGCTGTCCGACACGCGCGATCTCGACCGGCTGAAGACCGGCTTCAGGAAGATGGCGGCGCTGCAGATGCTCGAGCCGCTCAAGGCGGTGACCGACAACCCCTTCCCCGCCTCCTACTCCGATCGCGTGCGCAAGATCGGCGTCGTGAACACCAAGAACAAGGTGCTGACCTCGATCATCGCCAGGTTCCTCGACGGCCCCGCGGCGCTGCGCAAGTACATGATCGAGAAATACGTGGTCGAGGGCTTCACCTTCGAGCAGGTGATGACCGACGACGAGGCGCTGGAGGCCTTCGTGCGCCAGGCGGCGATCGGCGTGTGGCACGCCTCCTGCACCTGCCGCATGGGCCGCAACGACAACCCGATGGCGGTCACCGACACTTCAGGACGCGTGCGCGGCGTGCAGGGCCTGCGCGTGGTCGACGCCTCGGTCTTTCCCATCGTGCCCTGCGCCAACACCAACTTCCCCACGCTGATGACGGCGGAGAAGATCTCCGACGCCATCCTGGCGGGGAACTAA
- a CDS encoding GMC family oxidoreductase N-terminal domain-containing protein has translation MTRTGQMESDFVVVGAGSAGCVVASRLSETGAKVVLLEAGPTDWYPFIHIPAGVRTLLRNGRMNWNYESEPEAVSGNRPIQWPRGRVLGGSSSINGMLYVRGNATDYDGWAQMGCRGWSFEDVLPLFKKSEDYKPGDAAVRGKGGPLKVEDYRTILPLTHLFVKAAQEAGFAFNPDLNGQSQEGVGYSQMTRRGRFRASTARTFLAEARGRGNLRVETNAVATRLLFEGTRCVGVALRQNGVEREIRAAREVIVSGGAVNSPHLLQISGIGPAEHLKSIGAPVVLDAPGVGANLIDHYVIRISHRVKDLVSLNNLARGARVVGETLRYIVTGRGALTMGVTSAQVFCRSREGLASPDLQLLFTPASSDPMRIGELERESGMTVAICVVRPDSRGTIMARSTDPMAMPAIRPNYISAPEDLRVMTAGFRHTRRIFAAPSMAEHSAGEIIPGPSVESDADVADYARRAGNTLYHPVGTCRMGEDPRAVVDSRLRVRGIGGLRVIDASIMPTLTTGNTNAPTIMIGEKGAMMIREDAGLPA, from the coding sequence ATGACAAGGACAGGACAGATGGAGTCAGATTTCGTCGTCGTCGGCGCCGGCTCGGCGGGTTGCGTCGTTGCCTCGCGACTGAGCGAGACCGGCGCCAAGGTCGTGCTGCTCGAGGCCGGGCCGACCGACTGGTATCCGTTCATCCACATTCCCGCCGGCGTGCGCACGCTGTTGCGCAACGGGCGCATGAACTGGAACTACGAGAGCGAGCCGGAAGCCGTCAGCGGCAACCGGCCGATCCAGTGGCCGCGCGGCCGCGTGCTGGGCGGCTCGAGCTCGATCAACGGCATGCTCTACGTGCGCGGCAACGCTACCGACTACGACGGCTGGGCGCAGATGGGCTGCCGCGGCTGGTCGTTCGAGGACGTGCTGCCGCTGTTCAAGAAGTCCGAGGACTACAAGCCGGGCGATGCCGCCGTGCGCGGCAAGGGCGGGCCGCTGAAGGTCGAGGACTACCGCACCATCCTGCCGCTGACGCATCTCTTCGTGAAGGCGGCGCAGGAAGCCGGCTTCGCCTTCAATCCCGACCTCAACGGGCAGAGCCAGGAGGGCGTCGGCTATTCGCAGATGACCCGGCGCGGGCGTTTCCGCGCCTCGACCGCGCGCACCTTCCTCGCCGAGGCGCGCGGACGCGGCAATCTGCGCGTCGAGACCAACGCCGTCGCCACGCGCCTGCTGTTCGAGGGCACCCGGTGCGTCGGCGTCGCCTTGCGCCAGAACGGCGTCGAGCGCGAGATCCGCGCCGCACGGGAGGTCATCGTCAGCGGCGGCGCGGTGAATTCGCCGCATCTGCTGCAGATCTCCGGCATCGGCCCGGCCGAGCACCTCAAGAGCATCGGCGCCCCCGTGGTGCTCGATGCGCCCGGCGTCGGCGCCAATTTGATCGATCATTACGTGATCCGCATCTCGCATCGCGTAAAGGACCTGGTGTCGCTCAACAACCTGGCGCGCGGCGCGCGCGTCGTCGGCGAGACCCTCCGCTACATCGTCACCGGCCGCGGCGCGCTGACCATGGGCGTGACCAGCGCGCAGGTCTTCTGCCGCAGCCGCGAGGGGCTGGCGAGCCCCGACCTGCAATTGCTGTTCACGCCCGCCAGCTCCGATCCCATGCGCATCGGCGAGCTCGAGCGCGAGTCCGGCATGACGGTGGCGATCTGCGTCGTGCGGCCCGACAGCCGCGGCACGATCATGGCGAGGAGCACCGATCCCATGGCCATGCCGGCGATCCGGCCCAACTACATCTCTGCGCCGGAGGATCTGCGGGTGATGACGGCGGGCTTCCGCCACACGCGCCGCATCTTCGCCGCGCCGTCGATGGCTGAGCACAGCGCCGGCGAGATCATTCCCGGCCCTTCGGTCGAAAGCGATGCCGACGTCGCCGACTACGCGCGCCGCGCCGGCAACACGCTCTATCACCCGGTCGGCACCTGTCGCATGGGCGAGGATCCGCGCGCCGTCGTGGACTCGCGGCTGCGGGTGCGCGGCATCGGCGGGTTGCGGGTGATCGACGCCTCGATCATGCCGACCCTGACCACCGGCAACACCAACGCGCCCACCATCATGATCGGCGAGAAGGGCGCTATGATGATTCGCGAGGACGCTGGCTTGCCGGCATGA
- a CDS encoding MFS transporter produces MSRRDAGAPRLWAALLATTLVNLPMGSLYAFSVFLKPLERSLGVGRSELAIVFATATISFAVGMNVAPRLYRLASAPALVFAYCALSAAGLGLASLADGLVLLTIGYGVLFGLGGGAAFIALQQVANMMVTARKGLMNGYVLSLYPAGAVIAAPIFGWAVGHWDVRVILGGLGVVVAIVAVLATLLTIHARARLVEPEAAQAARPAGPRVGVFWRLWFVFFLAAAAGLTVLSQAAGIITAYGASPEIALIATTAIPAAIAAARLSGGWLVDRFAIPRVMASAHLIALSGAVVLSLLPHPLVSTVTLAMIGVGYGLISGSTAGAIALYWPSSEYGRIAGLLYIGWCVAAVTLPVLAGHLYDISGGYRIAVLVAGCGNIAGAALAFFMPASQRPRESS; encoded by the coding sequence ATGAGCCGGCGGGACGCCGGCGCCCCCAGGCTCTGGGCGGCGCTGCTGGCGACGACCCTGGTCAACCTGCCGATGGGCTCGCTCTACGCCTTCAGCGTGTTCCTCAAGCCGCTGGAGCGCTCGCTGGGCGTGGGCCGTTCCGAGCTGGCGATCGTCTTCGCCACGGCGACCATCAGCTTCGCCGTCGGCATGAACGTCGCGCCGCGGCTCTATCGCCTGGCCTCCGCGCCGGCGCTGGTCTTCGCGTATTGCGCGCTGAGCGCCGCCGGGCTCGGGCTGGCGTCGCTCGCCGACGGGCTGGTGCTGCTCACCATCGGCTACGGCGTGCTCTTCGGGCTGGGCGGCGGCGCGGCGTTCATCGCCCTGCAGCAGGTGGCGAACATGATGGTGACGGCGCGCAAGGGGCTGATGAACGGCTATGTGCTCAGCCTCTATCCGGCCGGCGCGGTGATCGCCGCACCGATCTTCGGCTGGGCGGTCGGGCATTGGGACGTGCGCGTGATCCTGGGCGGCCTGGGCGTCGTGGTCGCGATCGTCGCCGTGCTGGCGACCCTGCTGACCATCCACGCCCGCGCGCGGCTGGTGGAGCCCGAGGCGGCGCAGGCGGCGCGGCCGGCGGGACCGCGCGTCGGTGTGTTCTGGCGCCTGTGGTTCGTGTTCTTCCTCGCCGCCGCGGCGGGCCTCACCGTGCTGAGCCAGGCCGCCGGCATCATCACCGCCTACGGCGCCTCGCCCGAGATCGCGCTCATCGCCACCACGGCGATCCCGGCGGCGATCGCCGCCGCAAGGCTGAGCGGCGGCTGGCTGGTCGACCGCTTCGCCATTCCGCGCGTCATGGCCTCGGCGCACCTGATCGCGCTCTCGGGCGCCGTCGTGCTGTCGCTGCTGCCGCACCCGCTGGTCTCGACCGTGACGCTGGCGATGATCGGCGTCGGCTACGGCCTGATCTCCGGCTCGACCGCCGGCGCGATCGCGCTGTACTGGCCGAGCAGCGAGTACGGCCGTATCGCCGGCCTGCTCTATATCGGCTGGTGCGTCGCCGCCGTCACCCTGCCGGTGCTCGCCGGCCATCTCTACGACATCTCCGGCGGCTATCGAATCGCCGTGCTGGTCGCGGGCTGCGGCAACATCGCCGGCGCGGCGCTGGCTTTCTTCATGCCGGCAAGCCAGCGTCCTCGCGAATCATCATAG